A genomic region of Chryseobacterium sp. KACC 21268 contains the following coding sequences:
- a CDS encoding thrombospondin type 3 repeat-containing protein, translating into MKKLNLLYITVFLLIGTGMLYSQASADRLYLSLQATGRIYDITTPPANAATAIALPAPVNNPGIPGGAAANASNLAVGYDVQGGNPGNLVFLQSNIDPTVNSAIYKNGTAINGTVLPSGNNLTIGGFATNNVPGAYFGNTYGFGSNSKTIYPIYPSGAPIAVTGDNEWTNGTTLGTDTFYDYLNNIYMFINFPTNNPTTRYLYKITPAGVATKASPAITGPAGISLTTIQGMAYLQGYVYVATVTNNPQVVTIRRINMFDGTSTLFATYTGGNFQNLDLGTVPYYVPFQFTCSGITQTSNVPFVAGVPSNSQKFITIPITNVYEDGNYIINVTGTDFTNPAYSAAITRSTTSIQVPLIYNGTGAAGTRTLSVNLNGSTTACSVNVIVEADTDSDGIGNSQDLDSDNDGILDIFECPDAFVSVDYNSTNGTVTNFSAPAADLGFIFDVYTLDNSFNLNINGVNLSTSVLEFQPDQTDNVRFLDGSRYGNGGIPEIYQMTGSAATPLVRIIIHKNGSVNMYGSKASNGQLFPLQLYNGNSFNTIIWNQSGPNSIALSQPVVGTTYITGRGQGIKNGFCDPDNDGISNQFDVDSDGDGCPDAIEGSEAVRYDQVNSMTSLPIANRGQIKVTYNGTTTGTPAQIISTTPSSNGVPQLVNYAGVNFNATTNASNLAGLVDNTDGTMDVGQGVGTSQNAAARDVECDRCFRPATSPGVGGLSTSQGFTALERAGGGTTDWPIKIKGAYTTLDAKTKGFVINRVPTSSLSSIVGVVGMMVYDTTVNCLKIYDGTTWSCFSVQTCNNQ; encoded by the coding sequence ATGAAAAAATTAAATCTACTTTATATAACGGTTTTCCTGCTTATAGGGACAGGAATGCTGTATTCTCAGGCTTCTGCAGACAGGCTTTATTTATCTCTACAAGCTACAGGAAGAATATACGACATCACAACACCGCCTGCTAATGCTGCCACAGCCATAGCTTTGCCTGCGCCAGTAAATAATCCAGGTATTCCAGGTGGCGCTGCAGCCAATGCAAGTAACCTTGCTGTAGGTTATGACGTACAGGGTGGTAATCCAGGTAATCTTGTTTTTTTACAATCTAATATTGATCCAACTGTTAACTCTGCTATTTATAAAAACGGAACAGCTATTAATGGAACAGTACTACCTTCTGGTAATAACTTGACAATTGGTGGTTTTGCAACAAATAATGTACCTGGGGCATACTTTGGAAATACCTATGGTTTTGGATCTAATTCTAAAACAATTTACCCAATCTATCCAAGCGGTGCACCGATAGCTGTAACAGGAGATAATGAATGGACAAATGGTACTACGCTAGGTACCGATACGTTTTATGATTATCTGAACAACATTTATATGTTTATCAACTTTCCTACAAATAATCCTACGACAAGATATTTATATAAAATTACTCCAGCTGGTGTTGCTACAAAAGCATCTCCCGCCATCACTGGTCCTGCTGGAATTTCCTTAACAACAATACAAGGGATGGCTTATTTGCAAGGTTATGTATACGTTGCCACCGTTACCAACAATCCTCAAGTTGTAACAATACGTAGGATTAATATGTTTGACGGTACTTCTACTTTGTTTGCGACATACACAGGTGGGAATTTTCAAAATTTAGATTTAGGAACTGTTCCATATTATGTTCCGTTTCAATTTACTTGTAGCGGAATCACACAGACTTCTAATGTGCCATTTGTTGCAGGAGTACCAAGTAATTCACAAAAATTCATTACCATTCCAATTACAAACGTTTATGAAGACGGTAATTATATTATTAATGTTACCGGCACTGATTTTACGAATCCAGCGTACTCTGCTGCTATTACAAGATCTACTACGTCCATACAGGTTCCGTTAATCTATAATGGAACAGGAGCTGCCGGTACACGAACTCTTTCTGTCAATCTTAATGGTAGTACTACCGCTTGTTCAGTAAATGTAATAGTTGAAGCGGATACGGACAGCGATGGTATTGGAAACTCACAGGATCTGGATTCTGATAACGACGGTATTCTTGATATTTTTGAATGTCCTGATGCTTTTGTAAGTGTTGACTATAACTCCACGAACGGAACTGTAACAAACTTTTCTGCACCAGCTGCAGATCTAGGATTTATATTCGATGTTTATACGCTTGATAACTCTTTCAACTTGAATATCAATGGGGTTAATCTATCAACTTCTGTACTGGAGTTTCAGCCGGATCAAACAGATAATGTCAGATTCCTAGATGGATCCCGATACGGTAACGGTGGGATTCCAGAAATTTATCAAATGACGGGAAGTGCTGCTACGCCTTTGGTAAGAATTATTATCCACAAAAACGGTTCTGTAAATATGTATGGAAGCAAAGCTAGTAACGGACAGTTATTCCCTCTTCAGCTTTACAACGGTAATTCATTTAATACGATTATTTGGAATCAGTCAGGGCCTAACTCAATTGCCCTAAGTCAACCAGTAGTAGGAACAACTTACATTACCGGTAGAGGTCAAGGTATCAAAAATGGATTCTGTGATCCTGATAATGATGGGATTTCCAACCAATTTGACGTAGATAGCGATGGTGACGGCTGTCCAGATGCAATTGAAGGCAGTGAAGCTGTAAGATATGATCAGGTCAATTCTATGACTAGTCTGCCAATCGCAAACCGTGGCCAGATCAAAGTAACTTATAATGGTACAACGACTGGTACGCCAGCACAAATCATTAGTACAACGCCATCTTCTAATGGGGTTCCTCAATTAGTGAATTATGCAGGTGTCAATTTTAATGCAACTACAAATGCTTCCAACTTAGCTGGTCTTGTGGATAATACAGATGGAACTATGGATGTTGGGCAAGGTGTCGGAACTTCACAAAATGCAGCGGCAAGAGATGTAGAATGTGACAGATGCTTCCGTCCTGCAACAAGTCCGGGCGTTGGTGGATTATCTACCAGCCAAGGTTTCACAGCGCTTGAAAGAGCAGGTGGAGGAACTACAGATTGGCCAATCAAAATCAAAGGAGCGTACACAACTCTGGATGCAAAGACCAAAGGTTTTGTAATTAACAGAGTTCCTACCTCATCATTAAGTTCTATTGTTGGCGTGGTTGGTATGATGGTTTATGATACCACTGTCAATTGTCTTAAAATTTATGATGGAACAACTTGGTCTTGTTTCTCTGTACAAACTTGTAATAATCAATAA
- the rpoB gene encoding DNA-directed RNA polymerase subunit beta: protein MSKTQATQKVKGTERINFSTAKGRIDTPDFLDIQIQSFKEFFQLDTLPEQRLNESLYKTFQENFPITDSRNQFVLEFLDYLVDSPRYSIDECVERGLTYNVPLKARLKLYCTDPEHEDFQTVVQDVYLGPVPYMTPSGSFIINGAERVIVTQLHRSPGVFFGQTYHANGTKLYYSRIIPFKGSWMEFTTDINNVMYAYIDRKKKLPLTTLLRAIGFESDKEILQIFDLAEEVKVSKAALKKVEGRTLAARVLNTWFEDFVDEDTGEVVSIERNEIILDRETILEKEHLDVILDSGVKSILIHKENSSEFSIIQNTLQKDPTNSEKEAVEYIYRQLRNADAPDEETARGIIEKLFFSEQRYSLGEVGRYRLNKKLGLNISQENQVLTREDIISIVKHLIELVNSKAEVDDIDHLSNRRIKTVGEQLSGQFGVGLSRIARTIKERMNVRDNEIFTPVDLVNAKTLTSVINSFFGTNQLSQFMDQTNPLSEITHKRRLSALGPGGLSRERAGFEVRDVHHTHYGRICPIETPEGPNIGLISSLGMYAKINTLGFIETPYRKVEDGKVDLQAAPTYLNAEDEEYKVIAQANVELDDNGVFQTDRIIARLDGDYPVVEPQQVDLIDVAPNQISGISASLIPFLEHDDANRALMGSNMMRQAVPLLNPQAPVVGTGLEKQVARDSRVLINAEGTGVVEYVDAEKITIKYERSEEDDLVNFDSATKTYKLTKFRKTNQSTTITLRPNVRVGDVVEKGQVLCDGYATENGELALGRNLVVAFMPWKGYNFEDAIVINEKVVREDWFTSIHVDEYSLEVRDTKLGMEELTADIPNVSEEATKDLDENGMIRIGAEVKPGDILIGKITPKGESDPTPEEKLLRAIFGDKAGDVKDASLKADSSLRGVVINKKLFSRNIKDKKKRSEEKIKLEEIENTYKAKFDGLRNTLIDKLNTLVSGKTSQGVQNDLEEEVISKGTKFTLRLLQNVEDYNNISGADWTVDSDKNELIKQLVHNYKIKYNDLAGVKNREKFALSIGDELPAGIIKLAKVYIAKKRKLNVGDKMAGRHGNKGIVSRIVREEDMPFLEDGTPVDIVLNPLGVPSRMNIGQIYETVLGWAGTKLGLKFATPIFDGATLEQITEYTEQAGVPKFGSTHLYDGGTGERFTQPATVGVIYMLKLGHMVDDKMHARSIGPYSLITQQPLGGKAQFGGQRFGEMEVWALEAFGASNILREILTVKSDDVIGRAKTYEAIAKGEAMPEPGIPESFNVLLHELQGLGLDVRLEE from the coding sequence ATGAGTAAAACACAGGCCACACAAAAAGTGAAAGGAACGGAAAGAATCAACTTTTCCACTGCGAAAGGTAGAATCGACACCCCTGACTTTTTGGACATCCAAATCCAGTCTTTCAAGGAGTTTTTCCAGTTAGACACGCTTCCTGAGCAACGTTTGAACGAATCACTTTACAAAACGTTCCAGGAAAATTTCCCAATTACAGATTCTAGAAACCAATTCGTTTTGGAATTCCTAGACTATCTGGTAGATTCTCCTCGTTACTCTATAGATGAGTGCGTTGAGAGAGGTTTGACGTACAACGTGCCTCTAAAAGCTAGACTTAAACTATACTGTACAGATCCGGAACACGAAGATTTCCAGACTGTTGTACAAGATGTTTATTTAGGTCCGGTTCCTTATATGACACCTTCTGGTTCATTCATCATCAATGGTGCAGAACGTGTTATCGTAACTCAGTTACACAGGTCTCCGGGTGTATTCTTCGGACAGACGTACCACGCAAATGGTACCAAACTTTATTATTCAAGAATTATCCCTTTCAAAGGATCTTGGATGGAGTTTACGACGGATATCAATAACGTAATGTATGCGTATATCGATCGTAAGAAAAAATTACCTTTAACTACATTGTTAAGAGCGATCGGTTTCGAATCTGATAAAGAGATTCTTCAGATCTTCGACCTTGCTGAGGAAGTGAAAGTTTCCAAAGCAGCGCTTAAAAAAGTAGAAGGAAGAACATTGGCTGCGAGAGTTTTGAACACTTGGTTCGAAGATTTCGTAGACGAGGATACAGGTGAGGTGGTTTCTATCGAAAGAAACGAGATCATCCTAGACAGAGAAACGATTCTTGAAAAAGAACACCTTGATGTTATTTTGGATTCTGGCGTTAAGTCGATCTTGATCCACAAAGAAAATAGCAGCGAGTTCTCTATCATCCAGAACACGTTACAAAAAGATCCAACCAACTCCGAAAAAGAAGCGGTTGAATATATCTACCGTCAGTTGAGAAATGCTGATGCACCAGATGAGGAAACTGCAAGAGGAATCATTGAAAAACTATTCTTCTCCGAGCAGAGATATTCATTAGGTGAAGTAGGTCGTTACAGACTTAATAAAAAATTGGGTCTTAACATCTCTCAGGAAAATCAAGTATTGACGAGAGAAGACATCATCTCTATCGTAAAACACTTGATCGAGCTAGTTAACTCAAAAGCTGAGGTAGATGATATCGATCACTTGTCAAACAGAAGGATCAAAACTGTTGGAGAGCAATTGTCTGGACAATTCGGCGTAGGTCTTTCTAGAATCGCTAGAACGATCAAAGAAAGAATGAACGTTAGAGATAACGAGATCTTTACACCGGTTGACTTGGTTAATGCTAAGACTTTGACGTCTGTTATTAATTCATTCTTTGGTACCAACCAGCTTTCTCAGTTTATGGACCAGACCAATCCTCTATCAGAGATCACGCACAAGCGTAGACTTTCTGCCCTAGGACCTGGTGGTTTATCAAGAGAAAGAGCAGGTTTCGAGGTTCGTGACGTTCACCATACACACTATGGCCGTATCTGTCCGATTGAAACGCCAGAGGGACCAAACATTGGTTTGATCTCTTCTCTAGGAATGTATGCGAAGATCAACACGCTTGGTTTCATCGAGACGCCTTATAGAAAAGTTGAAGACGGTAAAGTAGATCTACAAGCTGCTCCAACTTATCTAAATGCTGAGGATGAGGAATACAAAGTAATTGCTCAGGCAAACGTTGAGTTGGATGATAATGGTGTTTTCCAAACAGACAGAATCATTGCTCGTCTAGATGGAGATTATCCAGTAGTTGAGCCTCAACAAGTGGATTTGATCGATGTTGCACCAAACCAGATCTCTGGTATTTCTGCTTCATTGATTCCATTCTTGGAGCACGATGATGCGAATAGAGCGTTGATGGGATCGAATATGATGCGTCAGGCTGTTCCATTGCTGAATCCTCAGGCACCAGTTGTAGGTACAGGTTTGGAAAAACAAGTAGCTAGAGACTCTAGAGTTTTGATCAATGCAGAAGGAACTGGAGTTGTAGAATATGTGGATGCTGAGAAGATCACGATTAAATACGAAAGAAGCGAAGAAGACGATCTAGTTAACTTTGACTCTGCAACTAAAACTTATAAACTGACCAAGTTCAGAAAAACCAACCAGAGTACGACCATTACACTAAGACCAAACGTAAGAGTAGGTGATGTAGTAGAAAAAGGACAAGTTCTTTGCGACGGTTACGCAACTGAAAACGGAGAGTTAGCTCTTGGTAGAAACTTAGTAGTTGCGTTTATGCCTTGGAAAGGTTACAACTTTGAGGATGCGATCGTAATCAATGAAAAAGTAGTTCGTGAGGACTGGTTTACATCGATTCACGTGGACGAATATTCTCTTGAAGTTAGAGATACCAAATTAGGTATGGAAGAACTGACAGCAGATATTCCTAACGTTTCTGAAGAAGCTACCAAAGATCTTGATGAGAATGGTATGATCAGAATCGGAGCAGAAGTGAAGCCTGGTGATATCCTTATCGGGAAGATCACTCCAAAAGGTGAATCTGATCCAACACCGGAAGAAAAACTTCTTAGAGCGATCTTCGGAGACAAAGCTGGTGATGTGAAAGATGCTTCATTGAAAGCAGATTCTTCATTGAGAGGAGTTGTGATCAACAAAAAATTGTTCTCTAGAAATATCAAGGACAAAAAGAAAAGAAGCGAAGAGAAGATCAAATTGGAAGAGATCGAAAATACTTACAAAGCTAAGTTCGACGGTCTAAGAAATACTTTGATCGACAAATTGAATACATTGGTTTCTGGGAAAACTTCTCAAGGTGTACAAAACGATCTTGAAGAAGAAGTGATCAGCAAAGGAACTAAATTCACATTGAGATTACTTCAAAATGTTGAAGATTATAACAACATCAGTGGTGCAGATTGGACCGTTGATTCTGACAAGAATGAATTGATCAAACAATTGGTTCACAACTACAAGATCAAATACAACGATCTTGCAGGGGTTAAAAACCGTGAGAAATTTGCATTGTCTATCGGAGATGAGTTGCCTGCAGGGATTATCAAACTAGCTAAAGTTTACATCGCTAAGAAACGTAAATTGAATGTTGGTGATAAGATGGCTGGTCGTCACGGTAACAAAGGTATCGTTTCAAGAATCGTTCGTGAAGAGGATATGCCGTTCCTAGAAGACGGAACACCAGTAGATATCGTATTGAATCCACTTGGGGTACCTTCTCGTATGAACATTGGTCAGATCTACGAAACTGTTCTTGGATGGGCTGGTACCAAACTAGGACTTAAGTTTGCAACACCGATCTTTGATGGTGCAACGCTAGAGCAGATCACAGAATACACAGAACAAGCTGGCGTTCCGAAATTCGGAAGTACACACTTGTACGATGGTGGAACTGGGGAGAGATTTACTCAGCCTGCAACTGTAGGGGTGATCTATATGCTGAAACTAGGACACATGGTAGATGACAAGATGCACGCACGTTCTATCGGACCATATTCATTGATCACGCAACAGCCATTAGGAGGTAAAGCGCAATTTGGAGGTCAGAGATTTGGAGAGATGGAGGTTTGGGCTCTAGAAGCTTTTGGAGCATCCAATATCTTGAGAGAGATCTTGACTGTGAAGTCAGATGACGTGATTGGTAGAGCGAAAACTTACGAAGCGATCGCGAAAGGAGAAGCAATGCCTGAACCAGGTATTCCGGAATCTTTCAACGTATTACTTCACGAGTTACAGGGTCTTGGACTTGATGTAAGATTGGAAGAGTAA